In Caretta caretta isolate rCarCar2 chromosome 15, rCarCar1.hap1, whole genome shotgun sequence, the genomic stretch CAGTGAAGGAAAAGGCAGCATTCTTCAACAAATGCTGCCCATAAACATGGCATGACGGAAATGAACACAGTAAAACTGCAATATTCATAAACATAGGAGTAAAGTAGCATCAAATGCATCACCTCTGCAAATGGGAACTTGCAACGCCGTTCAGTATGAGTTCAAGttacaaacaaattttaaaaattctttcaggAGCATTTTCTTACAtactcttttgttttgttttgttttatgtgtgtgtgtaaattatatTTCTTTACCATCTGCTTTAGCAAAAGCTGCTATGTGAGTAAGTGCAGTTTCAAAGACCAAAGGTATAATAACTCACAGGTTTCAGGACAAATAAATTATGTACATcttggttttgtcttttttttttttttttataaaggcaTCCAGTTAACTTTTGTGTAACAAAGCTTTCTCGGGGTGTATAGCAGTTTGCTTCACTCTTGCAACATTTATGGAGGTCAGCAAAATTCTGGTGTTAATGTGTCATTGACCAAGGGAAAGAGATGCTTTTAGCAGAGCAACAGTAAGCTCCACACCAAGAGGGGAAGCAAAAGACTCAGGCTTGAATGTAATGTGGAGCTGTTTCCTTGCTGGGTGAGGCGGCACTGGGCCTTCGACTTGTTTTTTTTAGAGCACCCCTGCCTCTTTTTGGTTGGGACTGTGGAGGGTTGAATGGGAGCTAGGAATTCTGGTTTCAACTTGGTCAATGGAGGGTCTACAACGCTGGGGAAGGTCCCAAAAGGGGAGTCGTTTATCTGCTTGTTGCTCCCATTTTTGGAAGGGTCCGTTTCGATGTACTTTATTTTGGACATGTTCTCCTTATCTTTGAAAGGGTTGTTGGGGGACGGCCGGCTGCTGTGTGAAGATGGACCCGCCTTACCCTTGGCTTCATAAATAAAGGATTTATCAGTTTCCGGTTGGCAGCACTTCTGGGAGCCGTCCCGGGAATTTAGTGGGGAGTCGGTGGTTGGCAGTTTGCCAGATCTGGTCTTAGTACTAAAAACACTTGTTCTTATCTGATTGAAAGAGTCGACACATCCTTCCAAGTCGCTGCTCTGCAGTCTTTTGAGGTCTCTCCCTGCCAAGTTAGCGGGCAGATGGCACTCCAGCTCTGATGAAGATCCTTTAAACTGTTTAAACCAATTCCAGAGGGACTGAGCCTGACAGTCACAGATCCACTGGTTGCCATTTAAACGAAGGTATTGGAGGGACACTAAGGGAGCCATTGTTTCTCCAGAGAGCACCGTCAAGTTGTTATTGAACAGATACAAGGTCATCACTTTCCCAAGGTCATGAAAAGACCTGCGGTGAACCAGGCTGACTCTGTTCTGGTGCAACAGGAGCCGATCCAGGTTGATCAGCCCACGAAAGACATTCTCTGATAAGCTCTTAATTTTATTACCATGCAAAAACAGATAGGTGAGATTTGCAAGATCTAGGAAAGTGTCATCCAGCAGGTTCTGCAGGTTATTATCCTGAAGGTAGAGATGCTGCAAGGAGAACAACCCTCGGAAAAGCCCTGTGGGTAGCTCCAGGAGCCCACAGCGATCCAAGTGTAAGGTGTGAAGGTGAATGAGACCCTGGAAAGTGGTAGGATTGATGAACTTCAAGTTCACATTGTCACTGAGGTCTAattcctccagtttgtcaagCCCATAAAATGCCCTGGACTCGATGAGGCTGATGTTGTTGGAATGGATCCAAAGGATAGTCATGTTGCGGCAGGAACTGAAGCTGGTGGACCTCACTAGGGTTATCTTGTTGTTGTGCAGGAAGATGCGTTGGGTCTGAATGGGGATCTCAGTGGGGATTACTGTCAGTCCCTGCTGCTGACAGCTTATTGTGATCTTGGGTTCACTGTAGCATACACACGCCCCAGGGCAAGATTCCACTTCCAACTGGATGTTCAAGCAAAGCACCAAAATCAGCAGTTTGCTTCctaaaggacaacaaaaatagaAAGTAAATTAGAGTCAGTTACAGGAGAGCATTTTTCTCTGCAACTCATGTATTAGGCTGAAATTCACCTTTGCAAGTGCATTGCATTAACCACGTGGTATTCGCAAGCAGCATGTGCCAGGCAGCCAAACAAttacaataaagaattaaaactcTTCTGCCACTCAACACAATAGTTAAAATCAATGTACGCGTGGAGAGAGAGTCTGAATACTGCATCAGTCTTTCACATTTGGGAGGCCTCAGAGTTAGGCCACAAGTGGAAATTAGTGTTCATATCATTTCTGCATAGTGTGGTATTGCATTGTGTGTTGTGATGATCAGGAAGTGGAGGGAGGTTCTGGATAAATGTCCTAacacagagacagtccctaccccaaagtaGTAAATAGCCTTACTCCCTTGGGGCATTTCTTTCCATGGCAGAATCACCACCCCATTAAGCACTATTCAACACTAGGACCAGGTCTACGCTACAGCCCTATATCAGTATAACGACGACGCTCAAGGGGGTgacaaatccacacccctgagtgatgtagttacacTAACCTAACTCCCGTGTAGACAGTGTTATATTGGTGGGATAGCACTATGCTGGCTGCATtgctgtacatgaagacaagccctctgcTCAAGagtggcccagggctgggatggcagAGGGTGCAGTAGGCAGGCATGGGTTGCATTGTGCCGGTGTTACCCTTTTAGTTCCTCTTAGTCCGGCACACCACAAGCCATGCTGCAccctctgctatcccagccctcccccagcccccccccaacccccccaagcAGGTACATGAACGTACAGAAATGTGAACTAGCATCTCTTCTTGTGCCTTTCCATCAGCTGTCTCTCTGCACTAACCCCTTTGTTCTGCAGGAAATGATTGTATCCAACTCTCAGAAGAACTGACAAGACAAGCATGTTTATAGAGAGACACTAGGGCATTGGGCTTCATTTCTGCCTCTTCTAATACTGACCAT encodes the following:
- the RTN4R gene encoding reticulon-4 receptor → MKRAIAEGSKLLILVLCLNIQLEVESCPGACVCYSEPKITISCQQQGLTVIPTEIPIQTQRIFLHNNKITLVRSTSFSSCRNMTILWIHSNNISLIESRAFYGLDKLEELDLSDNVNLKFINPTTFQGLIHLHTLHLDRCGLLELPTGLFRGLFSLQHLYLQDNNLQNLLDDTFLDLANLTYLFLHGNKIKSLSENVFRGLINLDRLLLHQNRVSLVHRRSFHDLGKVMTLYLFNNNLTVLSGETMAPLVSLQYLRLNGNQWICDCQAQSLWNWFKQFKGSSSELECHLPANLAGRDLKRLQSSDLEGCVDSFNQIRTSVFSTKTRSGKLPTTDSPLNSRDGSQKCCQPETDKSFIYEAKGKAGPSSHSSRPSPNNPFKDKENMSKIKYIETDPSKNGSNKQINDSPFGTFPSVVDPPLTKLKPEFLAPIQPSTVPTKKRQGCSKKNKSKAQCRLTQQGNSSTLHSSLSLLLPLLVWSLLLLC